From Halobacillus sp. Marseille-Q1614, the proteins below share one genomic window:
- the pgsC gene encoding poly-gamma-glutamate biosynthesis protein PgsC produces MFIFDTADVYLALVAGIVLSLFYTEKTGVLPAGLVVPGYIAMLFTFPVSIAVIFMISFLTYLIVMKVIAKFTILYGRRKFTAMLTVGIILKITFDLVVPGYSTPAIVEGMMAIGVIIPGLIANTIQKQGVLPTTASTLLLSAVTFGIVTLSSFIGGGI; encoded by the coding sequence ATGTTTATATTTGATACAGCAGATGTTTATTTGGCTTTAGTTGCCGGAATCGTTCTCAGCTTATTTTATACAGAAAAAACGGGCGTCCTTCCAGCAGGATTGGTCGTACCAGGGTATATTGCCATGTTGTTTACGTTCCCGGTGAGTATTGCAGTTATTTTTATGATTAGCTTTTTAACTTATTTAATCGTTATGAAGGTCATCGCCAAGTTCACCATTCTTTATGGTAGAAGAAAATTCACGGCGATGCTGACCGTCGGCATTATTTTGAAAATTACGTTCGACTTAGTCGTCCCGGGGTATTCCACTCCGGCGATCGTAGAGGGAATGATGGCAATTGGCGTCATAATCCCAGGACTTATTGCCAATACTATCCAGAAGCAAGGGGTTTTACCGACGACAGCAAGTACATTATTGCTCAGTGCGGTAACCTTTGGAATCGTGACATTATCCAGCTTTATTGGAGGAGGAATCTAA
- the ggt gene encoding gamma-glutamyltransferase, whose product MLKNNRFNILIISLFVVIFVLLIIQGRGDERQEQEDFTLNDTAPEEEGVESYGVTSDSKIATEVGTKVLEQGGNAVDAAIAVSYVLGVAEPYGSGIGGGGTMLIHPEKGSEKSPAIYDYRETAPESIPESGIGVPGFVKGMDEVHEDFGTMDMGQLIEPSINFASNGVAVSQTLHNRLKDAQHRMPELDHMYPEGEPIGEGEILVQQQLADTLKAIKDAGPNAFYKGDTADEIKDEEEKIDKEDLKEYEVEVKEPIEGEFSGYDVLAPPPPSGGIMLLQNLEMAELLEIEETKDKPLDFAMMMGMINRVSYSDRLDKVGDPSYEDVPVKEMLSKDHLKNLASDIDESGLSEKYRTKLDSDADLEDHENTTHFVVVDKNGMMVSVTNTLSNFFGSGEYVNGFFLNNQLKNFSNSEDSPNSPEPGKRPFSYTTPAILAKNGNPVIGIGASGGRRITSMVSQQLVKMIKFNEPVQSSVEEPRSFLEFDKDTLQVESDYVFLEDPEKHGIDIEYSDRTTYFGSVQGLVIDYENNKIYGASDPRRQGSWESE is encoded by the coding sequence ATGTTAAAAAATAACCGTTTCAACATCTTGATCATCAGCTTGTTTGTCGTGATTTTTGTTTTGTTAATTATCCAAGGCCGTGGCGATGAACGTCAGGAACAGGAGGATTTCACTCTTAACGATACAGCACCTGAGGAAGAAGGCGTGGAATCGTACGGAGTCACCTCAGATAGTAAGATTGCGACTGAAGTAGGAACGAAGGTATTGGAACAAGGCGGCAATGCCGTCGATGCGGCTATCGCCGTAAGCTATGTGTTAGGGGTCGCCGAACCCTATGGATCAGGAATCGGTGGAGGCGGAACGATGCTCATTCACCCTGAAAAAGGCAGCGAAAAGTCCCCCGCCATTTATGATTACCGTGAAACGGCGCCAGAGTCCATCCCAGAAAGCGGGATAGGGGTGCCAGGTTTTGTAAAAGGTATGGATGAAGTACATGAAGATTTCGGAACCATGGATATGGGACAGCTCATTGAACCATCGATTAACTTCGCCAGCAATGGAGTGGCCGTTTCACAAACCTTGCATAATCGGTTAAAAGATGCACAGCACCGTATGCCGGAGTTAGACCATATGTATCCTGAGGGGGAACCAATCGGTGAAGGTGAAATCCTGGTTCAGCAGCAGCTGGCCGACACGTTAAAAGCAATTAAAGACGCAGGCCCGAATGCATTCTATAAGGGCGACACTGCGGATGAAATAAAGGACGAAGAAGAAAAAATAGATAAAGAAGATTTGAAGGAATATGAAGTCGAAGTCAAAGAACCGATCGAAGGCGAGTTTAGCGGCTATGACGTATTAGCACCGCCCCCGCCATCCGGCGGTATCATGCTGCTTCAAAACTTAGAAATGGCCGAGCTGCTTGAAATCGAAGAGACGAAAGATAAACCGCTCGATTTTGCGATGATGATGGGGATGATCAACCGGGTCAGCTACAGTGACCGCTTAGATAAAGTAGGAGATCCAAGCTATGAAGATGTCCCGGTCAAAGAGATGCTGTCAAAAGATCATCTAAAAAATCTCGCTTCCGATATCGATGAATCCGGCTTGTCTGAAAAATATCGGACGAAGCTCGATTCAGATGCGGATCTTGAGGATCACGAAAACACGACTCATTTTGTCGTCGTTGATAAAAATGGCATGATGGTATCTGTGACAAACACACTCAGCAATTTCTTTGGATCCGGCGAATATGTGAATGGCTTTTTCCTAAACAACCAGCTGAAGAACTTCAGCAACAGCGAAGATTCACCGAACAGCCCAGAGCCAGGAAAACGCCCATTCAGCTATACAACACCAGCCATCTTAGCCAAAAATGGAAATCCCGTAATAGGAATTGGAGCTTCCGGCGGACGCAGAATTACGTCCATGGTGTCCCAGCAGCTCGTAAAAATGATCAAATTTAACGAACCTGTTCAGTCATCGGTCGAAGAACCCCGGTCATTTTTGGAATTCGATAAAGATACACTGCAAGTCGAAAGTGACTATGTCTTTTTAGAGGATCCCGAAAAACACGGAATTGATATTGAATATTCTGACAGGACGACGTACTTTGGAAGTGTCCAGGGATTAGTGATCGACTATGAAAACAACAAAATCTACGGAGCCAGCGACCCGAGAAGACAGGGCAGCTGGGAATCCGAGTGA